One Etheostoma cragini isolate CJK2018 chromosome 6, CSU_Ecrag_1.0, whole genome shotgun sequence DNA window includes the following coding sequences:
- the scn1ba gene encoding sodium channel, voltage-gated, type I, beta a isoform X2, translating to MANVGFKLGCISCKMRSEVPATASVDWYFKASDETNFTHLYHYENENPSIIDPRFYDRLDWNGTKGSTDLQDGSIFILNVTFNDTGTYKCIFSRTLIYPNYEFSTEPNMTIVMKVVPQVTRGLASILSEVMMYVSIIGLQVWLVIEMIYCYRKIAAAGEEALRESAAEYLAIASESKGNCAGVQVAE from the exons ATGGCCAACGTAGGCTTCAAACTTGGCTGCATTTCCTGCAAGATGAGAAGCGAGGTGCCCGCTACGGCCTCAGTCGACTGGTACTTTAAGGCTTCAGATGAGACCAACTTCACCCAT TTATACCactatgaaaatgaaaaccCCTCTATCATTGACCCGCGTTTCTATGACCGCCTGGACTGGAACGGCACCAAGGGCAGCACGGACCTGCAGGATGGTTCTATCTTTATCCTCAATGTGACCTTCAATGACACAGGAACCTACAAGTGCATATTCAGCCGCACCCTCATATATCCCAACTACGAGTTTTCAACTGAACCCAACATGACTATCGTCATGAAAGTGGTGCCACAAG TCACCAGGGGACTGGCATCCATCTTGTCTGAGGTGATGATGTATGTCTCCATCATCGGGCTGCAGGTATGGCTCGTAATTGAGATGATTTACTGCTACAGGAAGATTGCAGCAGCGGGAGAGGAAGCTTTGAGAGAGAGCGC GGCGGAGTATTTAGCTATAGCATCAGAAAGTAAAGGTAATTGTGCAGGCGTTCAAGTGGCAGAATAG
- the scn1ba gene encoding sodium channel, voltage-gated, type I, beta a isoform X1, translated as MSAIQELLLHLALLVLQASLCYGACVEVDSDTEAMANVGFKLGCISCKMRSEVPATASVDWYFKASDETNFTHLYHYENENPSIIDPRFYDRLDWNGTKGSTDLQDGSIFILNVTFNDTGTYKCIFSRTLIYPNYEFSTEPNMTIVMKVVPQVTRGLASILSEVMMYVSIIGLQVWLVIEMIYCYRKIAAAGEEALRESAAEYLAIASESKGNCAGVQVAE; from the exons ATGTCTGCAATACAAGAACTGCTGCTGCATCTGGCCCTCCTAGTGCTTCAAG CATCTCTGTGCTATGGAGCCTGCGTGGAGGTTGACTCGGACACAGAGGCCATGGCCAACGTAGGCTTCAAACTTGGCTGCATTTCCTGCAAGATGAGAAGCGAGGTGCCCGCTACGGCCTCAGTCGACTGGTACTTTAAGGCTTCAGATGAGACCAACTTCACCCAT TTATACCactatgaaaatgaaaaccCCTCTATCATTGACCCGCGTTTCTATGACCGCCTGGACTGGAACGGCACCAAGGGCAGCACGGACCTGCAGGATGGTTCTATCTTTATCCTCAATGTGACCTTCAATGACACAGGAACCTACAAGTGCATATTCAGCCGCACCCTCATATATCCCAACTACGAGTTTTCAACTGAACCCAACATGACTATCGTCATGAAAGTGGTGCCACAAG TCACCAGGGGACTGGCATCCATCTTGTCTGAGGTGATGATGTATGTCTCCATCATCGGGCTGCAGGTATGGCTCGTAATTGAGATGATTTACTGCTACAGGAAGATTGCAGCAGCGGGAGAGGAAGCTTTGAGAGAGAGCGC GGCGGAGTATTTAGCTATAGCATCAGAAAGTAAAGGTAATTGTGCAGGCGTTCAAGTGGCAGAATAG